The following are from one region of the Nicotiana tomentosiformis chromosome 7, ASM39032v3, whole genome shotgun sequence genome:
- the LOC104113293 gene encoding transmembrane emp24 domain-containing protein p24delta3-like, which yields MMGDSGNVRQLMYFAVLLMVVCLLQKKGEAIWLSLPASGTKCVSEELHNNVVVLADYVVISDDHVHPTPTISARVTSPYGNTLHHKENITHSQFAFTTTEAGNYLACFWADNPGGGSLSVNIDWKTGIAAKDWESVARKEKIEGVELELRKLEGAVEAIHENLIYLKNRESEMRAVSETTNARVAWFSIMSLGVCIVASVLQILYLKQYFQKKKLI from the exons ATGATGGGGGACAGTGGCAACGTGCGACAATTGATGTATTTTGCGGTGTTGTTGATGGTTGTGTGTTTATTGCAGAAGAAGGGTGAAGCAATATGGTTGAGTCTGCCGGCGAGTGGTACCAAGTGCGTTTCCGAAGAACTCCACAACAACGTTGTCGTTTTGGCCGATTACGTTGTCATCTCCGACGATCATGTCCACCCCACCCCCACCATTTCCGCTAGG GTCACCTCGCCATATGGGAACACCCTTCATCACAAGGAGAACATAACACACAGTCAGTTTGCCTTCACAACTACTGAGGCTGGCAACTACCTAGCATGTTTTTGGGCTGATAATCCAGGAGGCGGGAGTCTGAGTGTTAACATTGACTGGAAAACTGGAATTGCTGCCAAGGATTGGGAATCAGTTGCCAGAAAAGAGAAGATAGAG GGTGTTGAACTCGAGCTGCGAAAGCTTGAAGGAGCTGTGGAGGCCATTCACGAAAATTTGATTTACCTGAAGAACAG GGAATCAGAGATGCGGGCAGTGAGTGAAACGACAAATGCACGGGTTGCTTGGTTCAGTATCATGTCTTTGGGAGTCTGCATTGTAGCATCAGTGCTGCAAATATTATATTTGAAGCAATATTTCCAAAAGAAGAAGCTAATCTAG
- the LOC104113296 gene encoding E3 ubiquitin-protein ligase RZF1-like translates to MSLIPQPQVVVNGVQRMRTFHYYWCRQCQRSIRTTSTNPSEILCPRCFGQIQYNLDVSRRRLQPSPNSRLLDALALILDPSIRQQNLDQGDENYQLRQRARIILQFIGPEENILSLPANNTSLESSNENGVEELIQELTRNDRPGPSSDIDALPKVVLTDTHLANDSVCPVCKDEFEMGREVRELPCKHFYHSECIFPWLENHNTCPVCRYQLQGFTNNYDVQVRQGNYINSRDNLDDEEEDMRNPLVWGLTRLMSLWPVNLLSSWIQRYFNSPLDNTTSDFLGGIPWWNTWHIL, encoded by the exons ATGTCCTTGATCCCTCAGCCTCAAGTTGTTGTCAATGGAGTCCAGAGAATGAGAACTTTCCATTATTATTGGTGTCGTCAATGCCAAAGATCAATCAGGACTACTTCAACCAATCCATCTGAAATATTATGTCCTCGTTGTTTTGGACAAATTCAATATAATCTTGATGTTTCGAGGCGTAGGCTCCAACCATCTCCAAATTCGCGCCTTCTTGATGCCTTGGCTCTAATTCTTGATCCATCAATTAGACAACAAAATCTTGATCAAGGTGACGAAAATTATCAGCTTAGACAACGTGCTCGGATCATTCTCCAATTTATAGGCCCTGAGGAAAATATACTTTCTTTACCAGCAAATAATACTTCCCTGGAATCATCAAACGAAAATGGGGTGGAAGAGTTGATTCAAGAATTAACTCGAAACGATAGGCCAGGACCATCTTCGGACATTGATGCATTGCCAAAAGTTGTACTAACAGATACGCATTTGGCTAATGACTCTGTTTGTCCTGTTTGTAAGGATGAGTTTGAAATGGGGAGGGAAGTTAGGGAGCTGCCCTGCAAACATTTTTATCATTCTGAATGCATTTTCCCATGGTTGGAAAACCATAATACTTGTCCGGTTTGTCGATATCAGCTGCAAGGATTCACTAATAACTATGATGTCCAAGTCCGACAAGGAAATTACATCAATAGTAGAGATAATttagatgatgaagaagaagacaTGAGGAACCCTTTAGTATGGGGTTTGACTAGGCTTATGTCTTTGTGGCCTGTCAATTTGCTATCTAGTTGGATACAAAGATACTTCAATTCCCCTCTTGACAATACAACCTCTGATTTTCTTGGAG GAATACCATGGTGGAATACATGGCACATTCTTTGA
- the LOC104113292 gene encoding protein RETICULATA-RELATED 1, chloroplastic-like, producing the protein MSHSVFQTAQFMPINTQIVPTSKPLFPAVVIRRPAPVVAGKLRQTNVIKASTAPAIDGDAIDGLERCFQASPSIDSPSSSSSSSVMYAPVMKGGKYGALGAVTLEKSKLDLTQKQTKSSPELSTGGGGGNMGRNLNHGGGDGGDDNGDDDDYFDDFDDGDEGDEGGLFRRRMILQELFDRKFVDAVLNEWQKTMMDLPAGFRQAYEMGLVSSAQMVKFLAINARPTTARFISRSLPQGLSRAFIGRMIADPAFLYKLLLEQASTIGCSVWWEIKNRKERIKQEWDLALLNVLTVTACNAIVVWSLAPCRSYGNTFQFDLQNTLHKLPNNIFEKSYPLREFDLQKRIHSFFYKAAEFCMVGLTAGAVQGALSNLVATKKEGRLSVTIPSVSSNALGYGAFLGLYANLRYQLLCGFDRAVVNHFDVIGVALFFSTALRFLNVRVGETSRLAWLGVEVDPLAHSDDILKAYSRPTEGLEQPSSKWFISKNAIVSGLGLLGIKQGQTDSASEGETAAPKARRKRIVKKKLTSRA; encoded by the exons ATGTCTCACTCAGTGTTTCAAACagctcaattcatgcccataaatACCCAAATTGTCCCTACCTCCAAACCCTTATTTCCCGCCGTAGTTATCCGTCGACCAGCTCCAGTGGTCGCCGGGAAGCTCCGTCAAACTAACGTTATCAAGGCGTCCACTGCGCCGGCGATTGACGGCGACGCTATTGACGGTTTGGAGCGGTGCTTTCAAGCGTCACCATCGATTGATTCTCCGTCATCGTCGTCGTCCTCTTCGGTAATGTACGCTCCGGTAATGAAAGGGGGAAAATACGGTGCTTTAGGTGCAGTTACTTTGGAAAAATCGAAACTTGATTTGACCCAGAAACAGACCAAGTCTAGCCCCGAG CTTTCGACAGGTGGAGGAGGTGGAAATATGGGAAGGAATTTAAATCATGGCGGTGGTGATGGAGGTGACGAtaatggtgatgatgatgattaCTTTGATGACTTTGATGATGGTGATGAGGGAGATGAGGGCGGACTATTTAGGAGAAGAATGATACTCCAAGAG TTATTTGATCGGAAATTTGTTGATGCCGTGCTAAATGAGTGGCAGAAGACAATGATGGATTTACCAGCTGGGTTTCGGCAAGCCTATGAAATG GGCTTAGTTAGCTCTGCCCAAATGGTGAAATTTCTTGCCATTAATGCCAGACCGACAACAGCTAGATTTATTTCCCGGTCACTTCCTCAAGGATTATCAAGGGCATTCATTGGCAG GATGATTGCAGATCCGGCATTTTTGTACAAGCTGCTTCTAGAGCAGGCCAGTACAATTGGTTGCTCAGTTTGGTGGGAGATCAAAAACCGTAAGGAGAG GATAAAGCAGGAGTGGGATCTTGCCCTTCTTAATGTGCTTACTGTAACGGCTTGCAATGCTATTGTTGTTTGGTCGCTTGCTCCTTGTCGCTCATATGGAAACACATTCCAGTTTGATTTGCAAAACACGTTACATAAGCTTCCAAATAATATCTTTGAAAAGAGTTATCCACTAAGAGAATTTGACTTGCAGAAGAGAATTCATTCCTTTTTCTATAAGGCTGCAGAGttctgtatggttggactcactGCGGGAGCTGTCCAAGGGGCTCTATCAAACCTTGTTGCCACTAAAAAGGAGGGAAG GTTGTCGGTGACTATCCCATCTGTGAGCAGTAATGCACTTGGTTATGGTGCCTTTCTTGGTCTTTATGCGAACCTTCGTTATCAGCTCTTGTGTGGATTTGACAGAGCTGTAGTTAAccactttgatgttattggagtGGCTCTCTTCTTCAGCACTGCCCTGAG GTTTTTGAATGTTCGAGTTGGAGAGACATCAAGACTAGCTTGGCTTGGTGTGGAGGTGGATCCACTGGCCCATTCAGATGACATCTTGAAGGCTTATAGTCGACCCACTGAGGGTCTTGAACAGCCTTCTTCAAAATGGTTCATATCTAAGAATGCCATAGTTTCCGGGCTTGGCCTTCTTGGGATCAAACAGGGTCAAACTGACTCGGCTTCTGAGGGTGAAACAGCAGCTCCTAAGGCTCGGAGAAAAAGAATTGTCAAGAAAAAGTTAACAAGTCGAGCCTAG